Proteins encoded by one window of Xiphias gladius isolate SHS-SW01 ecotype Sanya breed wild chromosome 15, ASM1685928v1, whole genome shotgun sequence:
- the LOC120800628 gene encoding centrosomal protein of 95 kDa-like isoform X2 — protein MGTQEGERDWVDVANDLFSKCHVNLRLRKLTDCDPNIFIALYENILGEKVPDYIARPCSQEDDVHNIQSVIDSLSLDYLQISLSHITGENVVSGDRESIKNLLEIFDGLLEYLNEEISEESQNGEELTNGLNEDVPGESKESTICGVTEHKETKLEGASLSSTGESAFESSKHSLHSWNAEEIGSTSDLIGLGVSAHTFIAKQEGLAAPPQTSYAITTSGPLDTQDAPLTEPLHSAIALQPPNQSNTPSRPDTDPHTPIQPPKVAGLSQWHTENAAAPVTTEISKPIVETIVSNGLQSPPLCQSPAVSEKSLSSQRRARTEVEGETLEPTNGGPRRVLFRTQPDVLFLTLQDEMATTTPSTPDTDEEEREEEDLSYTRRLQGRRIHHRERTDLSNRAEEGLEETLSYRRQRNRKAEEELHDISEKLTHRLEELDEMLKRVLGESGESSEVREEDKQSHHSDSIMECRKTPRQHTVSGTPDVESMHRTRSLSPSPPRVRRSLQGQLENAMMEAFNLDDGRQMNLTASDRSRRGELRHRQSRRKHSKYLENKAYEEELKRYEDKEQADLNKARLKAQEAEREYRDAILRDVSQAPRLSPARTKAQPKSQRNTQTTPGRRQQEATRKAPSMKVKENELLPVLLEELPHLHISPHALGRMWEQQMQQVDRLHALSSSNIHQRHSKLSSQVEEAQRKHDLLVEIIRKDRDHNRRLRDFKERIQLQKSTQNRLREQRQQIARAKKYHNDYHVQHRARLMRARTKEERMFRQLFEEGLELQKVRLREQRAYAREQRLERQRRHQDHIKSMENYYKDQFSLLAEKLAQERQEIQVRKKAQEKALLKMKRELRSRMEREIGELQKIIIQNDEDDYGRDLEVQRLRNRVQMASFQYNTSYLH, from the exons ATGGGAAcccaggagggagagagag ATTGGGTAGATGTGGCAAATGATCTGTTCAGCAAATGTCACGTAAACCTGAGGCTAAGGAAACTGACGGACTGTGatccaaacattttcattgctCTGTATGAGAACATCTTGGGGGAGAAAGTTCCAG ATTATATTGCACGACCATGCAGTCAAGAGGATGACGTCCATAACATACAGTCTGTGATTGATTCACTGTCCCTGGATTACCTTCAGATCAGCCTCTCACACATTACAG gagaAAATGTTGTCAGTGGGGATAGAGAGTCTATCAAGAACCTCCTGGAAATCTTTGATGGCCTCCTGGAATATCTCAACGAGGAGATAAGTGAAGAGTCACAGAATGGTG aggaaCTGACTAACGGTCTCAATGAGGATGTGCCCGGTGAAAGCAAGGAGTCAACAATCTGCGGTGTCACGGAGCACAAGGAGACAAAACTGGAGGGAGCATCTTTGTCTTCCACTGGAGA GTCCGCTTTCGAGTCCAGTAAACATTCCCTCCATTCCTGGAATGCTGAGGAGATAGGATCAACCAGTGATCTCATTGGGCTTGGAgtctctgcacacacatttattgcCAAACAAGAAG GACTGGCTGCCCCTCCCCAAACTTCATACGCAATCACCACCTCCGGTCCTCTGGACACCCAGGATGCGCCGCTGACTGAACCACTGCACTCAGCCATCGCTCTGCAGCCCCCGAACCAGAGCAACACTCCCAGCAGACCcgacacagacccacacacacccattcaGCCTCCCAAAGTTGCTGGGCTTAGTCAGTGGCACACAGAGAACGCAGCCGCCCCTGTCACTACAGAG ATCTCTAAACCAATAGTTGAGACCATCGTTAGCAATGGACTACAGTCGCCTCCCCTTTGCCAGTCTCCTG CTGTGAGTGAGAAGTCTTTGTCCAGTCAACGAAGAGCCAGGACAGAAGTGGAGGGGGAGACACTAGAG CCAACTAACGGAGGACCAAGGAGGGTTTTATTCCGCACCCAGCCTGATGTGCTCTTCCTCACCCTGCAGGATGAGATGGCGACCACCACCCCTTCTACACCAGACACTGACGAGGAAGAGCGAGAAGAGGAGGATCTGAGTTATACACGAAGATTACAGGGCAGAAGAATACATCACAGAGAAAGGACAGACCTCAG TAACAGGGCAGAGGAGGGTTTGGAGGAAACTCTGTCTTATcgcagacagagaaacaggaaagcagaggaggagctgcATGACATATCTGAAAAACTGACCCATCGACTTGAAGAACTCGATGAG ATGCTTAAACGAGTACTGGGAGAAAGTGGAGAGTCCAGTGAGGTCAGAGAAGAGGACAAGCAGTCCCACCACAGTGACAGCATCATGGAGTGTCGCAAGACTCCCAGACAACACACGG TTTCAGGAACACCCGATGTTGAATCCATGCACCGGACACGGTCCTTGTCCCCTTCCCCTCCACGGGTCCGTCGCTCCCTGCAGGGACAGTTAGAAAATGCAATGATGGAGGCCTTCAACCTGGATGATGGGAGACAGATGAACCTCACAGCTTCTGATCGTTCAAGGCGAGGAGAGCTACGTCACAGACAGTCTCGCAGAAAACATAGCAAG TATCTGGAGAATAAGGCCTATGAGGAGGAGTTGAAAAGATATGAAGACAAAGAACAGGCAGATCTAAACAAGGCGCGTCTCAAAGCTCAGGAAGCT GAGCGAGAGTACAGAGACGCCATACTAAGGGATGTTTCCCAAGCCCCGAGACTGTCCCCAGCTAGAACGAAGGCCCAGCCCAAGTCACAAcgaaacacacaaaccacaccAGGTCGGAGACAGCAGGAAGCCACCAGGAAAGCTCCATCAA TGAAGGTGAAGGAGAATGAACTCCTCCCTGTGCTCCTGGAGGAGTTGCCCCACCTTCACATCTCTCCTCACGCTCTGGGCAGGATGTGGgagcagcagatgcagcaggTGGACAGACTCCACGCCCTGTCATCCTCTAATATCCACCAGCGTCACAGCAAACTCTCCAGCCAG GTGGAGGAAGCCCAGAGGAAACATGACCTGCTGGTGGAGATCATCCGTAAAGATCGGGACCACAACAGGCGTCTG AGGGACTTCAAAGAGCGTATCCAGCTGCAGAAGTCGACACAGAACAGACTGAGGGAACAGAGGCAGCAGATAGCCCGCGCCAAAAAGTACCACAACGACTACCATGTCCAACACCGTGCCCGTCTGATGAGGGCACGCACCAAGGAGGAGAGG ATGTTTCGGCAGCTGTTTGAGGAGGGATTGGAGCTACAGAAAGTCCGGTTGAGAGAACAGAGAGCTTACGCCAGGGAGCAGCGACTGGAACGTCAGAGACGACACCAGGACCATATCAAGTCTATGGAGAACTACTACAAAGACCAA ttttcactacTGGCTGAAAAACTTGCACAAGAGCGGCAGGAGATCCAGGTCCGGAAAAAAGCTCAAGAAAAG GCCCTGCTGAAAATGAAGCGAGAGCTGCGTTCAAGGATGGAGCGCGAGATTGGCGAACTGCAAAAAATCATCATCCAAAACGATGAGGACGACTACGGCCGGGATTTGGAGGTCCAGAGGCTGCGCAATAGGGTCCAGATGGCTTCTTTCCAGTACAACACTAGCTATCTGCACTGA
- the LOC120800628 gene encoding centrosomal protein of 95 kDa-like isoform X1, whose protein sequence is MGTQEGERDWVDVANDLFSKCHVNLRLRKLTDCDPNIFIALYENILGEKVPDYIARPCSQEDDVHNIQSVIDSLSLDYLQISLSHITGENVVSGDRESIKNLLEIFDGLLEYLNEEISEESQNGEELTNGLNEDVPGESKESTICGVTEHKETKLEGASLSSTGESAFESSKHSLHSWNAEEIGSTSDLIGLGVSAHTFIAKQEGLAAPPQTSYAITTSGPLDTQDAPLTEPLHSAIALQPPNQSNTPSRPDTDPHTPIQPPKVAGLSQWHTENAAAPVTTEISKPIVETIVSNGLQSPPLCQSPAVSEKSLSSQRRARTEVEGETLEPTNGGPRRVLFRTQPDVLFLTLQDEMATTTPSTPDTDEEEREEEDLSYTRRLQGRRIHHRERTDLSSNRAEEGLEETLSYRRQRNRKAEEELHDISEKLTHRLEELDEMLKRVLGESGESSEVREEDKQSHHSDSIMECRKTPRQHTVSGTPDVESMHRTRSLSPSPPRVRRSLQGQLENAMMEAFNLDDGRQMNLTASDRSRRGELRHRQSRRKHSKYLENKAYEEELKRYEDKEQADLNKARLKAQEAEREYRDAILRDVSQAPRLSPARTKAQPKSQRNTQTTPGRRQQEATRKAPSMKVKENELLPVLLEELPHLHISPHALGRMWEQQMQQVDRLHALSSSNIHQRHSKLSSQVEEAQRKHDLLVEIIRKDRDHNRRLRDFKERIQLQKSTQNRLREQRQQIARAKKYHNDYHVQHRARLMRARTKEERMFRQLFEEGLELQKVRLREQRAYAREQRLERQRRHQDHIKSMENYYKDQFSLLAEKLAQERQEIQVRKKAQEKALLKMKRELRSRMEREIGELQKIIIQNDEDDYGRDLEVQRLRNRVQMASFQYNTSYLH, encoded by the exons ATGGGAAcccaggagggagagagag ATTGGGTAGATGTGGCAAATGATCTGTTCAGCAAATGTCACGTAAACCTGAGGCTAAGGAAACTGACGGACTGTGatccaaacattttcattgctCTGTATGAGAACATCTTGGGGGAGAAAGTTCCAG ATTATATTGCACGACCATGCAGTCAAGAGGATGACGTCCATAACATACAGTCTGTGATTGATTCACTGTCCCTGGATTACCTTCAGATCAGCCTCTCACACATTACAG gagaAAATGTTGTCAGTGGGGATAGAGAGTCTATCAAGAACCTCCTGGAAATCTTTGATGGCCTCCTGGAATATCTCAACGAGGAGATAAGTGAAGAGTCACAGAATGGTG aggaaCTGACTAACGGTCTCAATGAGGATGTGCCCGGTGAAAGCAAGGAGTCAACAATCTGCGGTGTCACGGAGCACAAGGAGACAAAACTGGAGGGAGCATCTTTGTCTTCCACTGGAGA GTCCGCTTTCGAGTCCAGTAAACATTCCCTCCATTCCTGGAATGCTGAGGAGATAGGATCAACCAGTGATCTCATTGGGCTTGGAgtctctgcacacacatttattgcCAAACAAGAAG GACTGGCTGCCCCTCCCCAAACTTCATACGCAATCACCACCTCCGGTCCTCTGGACACCCAGGATGCGCCGCTGACTGAACCACTGCACTCAGCCATCGCTCTGCAGCCCCCGAACCAGAGCAACACTCCCAGCAGACCcgacacagacccacacacacccattcaGCCTCCCAAAGTTGCTGGGCTTAGTCAGTGGCACACAGAGAACGCAGCCGCCCCTGTCACTACAGAG ATCTCTAAACCAATAGTTGAGACCATCGTTAGCAATGGACTACAGTCGCCTCCCCTTTGCCAGTCTCCTG CTGTGAGTGAGAAGTCTTTGTCCAGTCAACGAAGAGCCAGGACAGAAGTGGAGGGGGAGACACTAGAG CCAACTAACGGAGGACCAAGGAGGGTTTTATTCCGCACCCAGCCTGATGTGCTCTTCCTCACCCTGCAGGATGAGATGGCGACCACCACCCCTTCTACACCAGACACTGACGAGGAAGAGCGAGAAGAGGAGGATCTGAGTTATACACGAAGATTACAGGGCAGAAGAATACATCACAGAGAAAGGACAGACCTCAG CAGTAACAGGGCAGAGGAGGGTTTGGAGGAAACTCTGTCTTATcgcagacagagaaacaggaaagcagaggaggagctgcATGACATATCTGAAAAACTGACCCATCGACTTGAAGAACTCGATGAG ATGCTTAAACGAGTACTGGGAGAAAGTGGAGAGTCCAGTGAGGTCAGAGAAGAGGACAAGCAGTCCCACCACAGTGACAGCATCATGGAGTGTCGCAAGACTCCCAGACAACACACGG TTTCAGGAACACCCGATGTTGAATCCATGCACCGGACACGGTCCTTGTCCCCTTCCCCTCCACGGGTCCGTCGCTCCCTGCAGGGACAGTTAGAAAATGCAATGATGGAGGCCTTCAACCTGGATGATGGGAGACAGATGAACCTCACAGCTTCTGATCGTTCAAGGCGAGGAGAGCTACGTCACAGACAGTCTCGCAGAAAACATAGCAAG TATCTGGAGAATAAGGCCTATGAGGAGGAGTTGAAAAGATATGAAGACAAAGAACAGGCAGATCTAAACAAGGCGCGTCTCAAAGCTCAGGAAGCT GAGCGAGAGTACAGAGACGCCATACTAAGGGATGTTTCCCAAGCCCCGAGACTGTCCCCAGCTAGAACGAAGGCCCAGCCCAAGTCACAAcgaaacacacaaaccacaccAGGTCGGAGACAGCAGGAAGCCACCAGGAAAGCTCCATCAA TGAAGGTGAAGGAGAATGAACTCCTCCCTGTGCTCCTGGAGGAGTTGCCCCACCTTCACATCTCTCCTCACGCTCTGGGCAGGATGTGGgagcagcagatgcagcaggTGGACAGACTCCACGCCCTGTCATCCTCTAATATCCACCAGCGTCACAGCAAACTCTCCAGCCAG GTGGAGGAAGCCCAGAGGAAACATGACCTGCTGGTGGAGATCATCCGTAAAGATCGGGACCACAACAGGCGTCTG AGGGACTTCAAAGAGCGTATCCAGCTGCAGAAGTCGACACAGAACAGACTGAGGGAACAGAGGCAGCAGATAGCCCGCGCCAAAAAGTACCACAACGACTACCATGTCCAACACCGTGCCCGTCTGATGAGGGCACGCACCAAGGAGGAGAGG ATGTTTCGGCAGCTGTTTGAGGAGGGATTGGAGCTACAGAAAGTCCGGTTGAGAGAACAGAGAGCTTACGCCAGGGAGCAGCGACTGGAACGTCAGAGACGACACCAGGACCATATCAAGTCTATGGAGAACTACTACAAAGACCAA ttttcactacTGGCTGAAAAACTTGCACAAGAGCGGCAGGAGATCCAGGTCCGGAAAAAAGCTCAAGAAAAG GCCCTGCTGAAAATGAAGCGAGAGCTGCGTTCAAGGATGGAGCGCGAGATTGGCGAACTGCAAAAAATCATCATCCAAAACGATGAGGACGACTACGGCCGGGATTTGGAGGTCCAGAGGCTGCGCAATAGGGTCCAGATGGCTTCTTTCCAGTACAACACTAGCTATCTGCACTGA